One genomic region from Jiangella sp. DSM 45060 encodes:
- the rfbB gene encoding dTDP-glucose 4,6-dehydratase, whose amino-acid sequence MRLLITGGAGFIGSHYVRQALSGAYPGLDGADVVVLDKLTYAGNPANLEPVADHPRFSFVKGDILDTGLVDELVAAADQVVHFAAESHVDRSIQGAAAFVETNVVGTQTLLDAARRHGVDRFVHVSTDEVYGSIESGSWTEDHILEPNSPYSASKASSDLVALAYHRTHGVPVSVTRCSNNYGPYQYPEKVIPLFVTNLLDGLNVPLYGDGLNVRDWLHVDDHCQGIELVRSGGRSGEIYNIGGGRELTNKELTGLLLDACGAGWDRVDHVEDRLAHDRRYSVDDGKIRAELGYVPRQDFAAGLAGTVGWYRDQRSWWEPLKNR is encoded by the coding sequence ATGCGGCTGTTGATCACGGGCGGGGCCGGCTTCATCGGCTCGCACTACGTCCGCCAGGCGCTGTCCGGCGCGTACCCCGGCCTCGACGGCGCCGACGTCGTCGTGCTCGACAAGCTCACCTACGCCGGCAACCCCGCCAACCTCGAGCCCGTCGCCGACCACCCGCGGTTCTCCTTCGTCAAGGGCGACATCCTCGACACCGGGCTGGTCGACGAGCTGGTCGCCGCCGCCGACCAGGTGGTCCACTTCGCCGCCGAGAGCCACGTCGACCGCTCCATCCAGGGCGCGGCCGCGTTCGTCGAGACCAACGTCGTCGGCACCCAGACGCTGCTCGACGCCGCCCGGCGCCACGGCGTCGACCGCTTCGTGCACGTCTCCACCGACGAGGTGTACGGCTCCATCGAGTCCGGCTCGTGGACCGAGGACCACATCCTGGAGCCGAACTCGCCGTACAGCGCCAGCAAGGCGAGCAGCGACCTCGTCGCGCTCGCCTACCACCGCACCCACGGCGTCCCGGTGTCGGTCACCCGCTGCTCGAACAACTACGGTCCGTACCAGTACCCCGAGAAGGTCATCCCGCTGTTCGTGACCAACCTGCTCGACGGCCTCAACGTGCCGTTGTACGGCGACGGCCTCAACGTGCGCGACTGGCTGCACGTCGACGACCACTGCCAGGGCATCGAGCTGGTCCGCTCGGGCGGCCGGTCTGGCGAGATCTACAACATCGGCGGCGGCCGCGAACTGACGAACAAGGAGCTCACCGGCCTGCTGCTGGACGCCTGCGGCGCCGGCTGGGACCGCGTCGACCACGTCGAGGACCGCCTCGCGCACGACCGCCGCTACTCCGTCGACGACGGCAAGATCCGCGCCGAGCTGGGCTACGTGCCGCGGCAGGACTTCGCCGCCGGGCTGGCCGGCACGGTCGGCTGGTACCGCGACCAGCGGTCGTGGTGGGAGCCGCTGAAGAACCGCTGA
- a CDS encoding nucleotide sugar dehydrogenase: MDGNEAVSTDVAVVGLGYVGLPLAQEASRSGLRVMGFDVSTHVVEDLNEGRSHVDDLSDADIAEMLAAGFRASANEADLDDADTIVICVPTPLSDDGGPDLGAVKAAVGTVGRHLSAGMLVVLESTTYPGTTDEVVRPMLEEASGLVAGRDFHLAFSPERIDPGNPKFGMRNTPKVVGGQTSACTERAATFYRRFVDTVVEAKSTREAETAKLLENTYRHVNIALVNEMARFCHELGIDLWDVIRLAKTKPFGFQAFYPGPGVGGHCIPIDPNYLSHNVRQRLGYPFRFVELAQEINATMPAYVVQRIQNILNLDGKAVNGSTILLLGVTYKPDIADQRESPAVPLAKRLVSLGANVIFHDPKVPTWKVDDTVHQSVPDLEAALATSDLTVVLQPHSDYDGTLIAKTAQRVFDTRGITPQDDNVEHM; the protein is encoded by the coding sequence ATGGACGGGAACGAAGCAGTGTCGACAGATGTCGCAGTGGTTGGACTGGGATACGTGGGATTGCCGCTGGCGCAGGAAGCCAGCCGCTCGGGCCTGCGGGTCATGGGCTTCGACGTCAGCACCCACGTCGTCGAAGATCTGAACGAAGGTCGGTCGCACGTCGACGACCTGTCCGACGCCGACATCGCCGAGATGCTGGCGGCCGGCTTCCGGGCGTCGGCGAACGAGGCCGACCTCGACGACGCCGACACCATCGTCATCTGCGTGCCGACGCCGCTGTCCGACGACGGCGGGCCCGACCTCGGCGCCGTCAAGGCCGCGGTCGGCACCGTCGGGCGGCACCTCTCCGCCGGCATGCTGGTGGTGCTCGAGTCGACCACCTACCCGGGCACCACCGACGAGGTGGTCCGGCCGATGCTGGAGGAGGCCTCCGGCCTCGTCGCCGGCCGCGACTTCCACCTCGCGTTCTCGCCCGAGCGCATCGACCCGGGCAACCCGAAGTTCGGCATGCGCAACACCCCCAAGGTCGTCGGCGGCCAGACCTCCGCCTGCACCGAGCGGGCGGCCACGTTCTACCGCCGCTTCGTCGACACCGTCGTCGAGGCCAAGAGCACCCGCGAGGCCGAGACCGCGAAGCTGCTCGAGAACACCTACCGCCATGTCAACATCGCGCTGGTCAACGAGATGGCGCGGTTCTGCCACGAGCTCGGCATCGACCTCTGGGACGTCATCCGGCTGGCCAAGACCAAGCCGTTCGGCTTCCAGGCGTTCTACCCCGGCCCCGGCGTCGGCGGGCACTGCATCCCGATCGACCCGAACTACCTGAGCCACAACGTGCGCCAGCGTCTCGGCTACCCGTTCCGCTTCGTCGAGCTGGCGCAGGAGATCAACGCCACCATGCCGGCGTACGTGGTCCAGCGCATCCAGAACATCCTGAACCTCGACGGCAAGGCCGTGAACGGCTCGACCATCCTGCTCCTCGGTGTCACGTACAAGCCCGACATCGCCGACCAGCGCGAGTCGCCCGCCGTCCCGCTGGCCAAGCGGCTGGTGTCGCTCGGCGCCAACGTGATCTTCCACGACCCCAAGGTCCCCACCTGGAAGGTCGACGACACCGTCCACCAGTCGGTGCCCGACCTCGAGGCCGCGCTGGCCACGTCCGACCTCACCGTGGTGCTGCAGCCGCACAGCGACTACGACGGCACGCTCATCGCCAAGACGGCGCAGCGGGTCTTCGACACCCGCGGCATCACCCCGCAGGACGACAACGTCGAGCACATGTGA
- a CDS encoding metallophosphoesterase family protein, translated as MTEHVQQHAEDTPGWDRRDFVRMSGLGTAALALGGAGALAGAATAGAADEDRPLRFTGDGTFKIVQFNDTQDDERIDRRTIELMEKVLDSEQPDLVVHNGDNITGGCANATEMKQAMNNVVQPMESRAIPWVVTYGNHDEDSTPDTGMDEEDMLAFYRSYAHNLNQPSPRGVTGSGNMNLLIRGARGQRPVFNLFLLDSGRYAPSTIAGQDFAGYPTWDWLRMNQVHWYTETSELVEKRAGQKVPALMFLHIPLWEYRFMWWGSVDGRTAADHERAVVRHGIVGERNEDECPGPFNSGMFSAILDRGDVRGVFCGHDHVNTYVGNYYGVMLGYAGNTGFGTYGLSGADRNRLRGARVYNLTQQPDDVDIETHMVFAGDLGIDLTANDQSIDPLPLPDGRRRK; from the coding sequence ATGACCGAGCACGTCCAGCAGCACGCCGAGGACACCCCCGGCTGGGACCGGCGCGACTTCGTCCGGATGAGCGGCCTCGGCACCGCCGCCCTCGCGCTCGGCGGCGCCGGTGCGCTCGCCGGCGCGGCCACCGCCGGCGCGGCGGACGAGGACCGGCCGCTGCGGTTCACCGGCGACGGCACGTTCAAGATCGTCCAGTTCAACGACACCCAGGACGACGAGCGGATCGACCGGCGCACCATCGAGCTGATGGAGAAGGTCCTCGACAGCGAGCAGCCCGACCTCGTCGTCCACAACGGCGACAACATCACCGGCGGCTGCGCGAACGCCACTGAGATGAAGCAGGCGATGAACAACGTCGTCCAGCCGATGGAGTCGCGGGCGATCCCGTGGGTTGTCACCTACGGCAACCACGACGAGGACTCCACGCCCGACACCGGCATGGACGAGGAGGACATGCTCGCCTTCTACCGGTCGTACGCCCACAACCTGAACCAGCCCAGCCCGCGCGGCGTCACCGGCTCGGGCAACATGAACCTGCTGATCCGCGGCGCCCGCGGCCAGCGTCCCGTCTTCAACCTGTTCCTGCTCGACAGCGGCCGCTACGCCCCGTCGACGATCGCCGGGCAGGACTTCGCCGGCTACCCGACGTGGGACTGGCTGCGGATGAACCAGGTGCACTGGTACACCGAGACGTCCGAGCTGGTCGAGAAGCGGGCCGGGCAGAAGGTGCCGGCCCTGATGTTCCTTCACATTCCGCTGTGGGAGTACCGGTTCATGTGGTGGGGCAGCGTCGACGGCCGCACCGCCGCCGACCACGAGCGCGCCGTCGTCAGGCACGGCATCGTCGGAGAGCGCAATGAGGACGAGTGCCCCGGCCCGTTCAACAGCGGCATGTTCTCCGCCATCCTCGACCGCGGCGACGTCCGCGGTGTCTTCTGCGGCCACGACCACGTCAACACCTACGTCGGCAACTACTACGGCGTCATGCTCGGCTACGCCGGCAACACCGGGTTCGGCACGTACGGCCTCAGCGGCGCCGACCGCAACCGGCTGCGCGGCGCCCGCGTCTACAACCTCACCCAGCAGCCCGACGACGTCGACATCGAGACCCACATGGTGTTCGCCGGCGATCTCGGCATCGATCTGACCGCGAACGATCAGAGCATCGACCCGCTGCCCCTGCCCGACGGGCGGCGCCGCAAGTAG
- a CDS encoding FG-GAP-like repeat-containing protein, whose amino-acid sequence MRRALGVILAAVLAATLLTGWAPGWPGGDPSAPRDARQPPSKTVDVGVFFASAQGDAEAVQAAIDAADPGQTVVFPAGVYQLERPIRFRSGRDYTAADGARVVLRGSGEDGVTLAHDDLSDVTISGLEFDNVRLELDGSDDHTSVTDVTLRDCTFRNGAVGSEWGVAYVLLRHTVGVTVEGCEFLRDSAHPGRGVVSDSTRLTVVKDSWFGTTADLDPSVPDGWFRTAINFWGHDLANGQGNDEVVVDGNVWRRTPGIGAPAGCKFCQDHGLYAWGSRRLSIVGNRADGWDASPAGGSMKLRNQTDTFVVGNRLRSSGILSYVYASSNMPEVFRRVSLRDNTIDMRGATGCRHYCGVTYWRDAEILGQQGAPESDVFIGGNAFVDGGLISVSTDRAAEFCVQGNSQAALISHLGDVRTSECGAAPEWEEPFAGVLRGDFDGDDREDFVQLVRDDGADPYWRAHLSAGNGVEIQEWPAHVGGAQLAARLGVQVGDFDGDGRDDLAWAGTCRDQGSCWRVALTGDDGFAPPRPWARLGSVTAETTRFGVQTGDFDGDARDDLLYRGGCGPDGEPCWRMLGSDGESFQVSSWGDAAAWTTESDVYGLLVADFSGDGRDDVLYRGSCGTRAEPCWRMHASGDTGFKVRSWGDAFWTEPDGTTAHYGISVGDIDGDGDADLGYRGRCGDGESQWRYHLSTGSAFTAACAPRAKLPPPTR is encoded by the coding sequence TTGCGGCGTGCGCTCGGCGTCATCCTGGCGGCGGTGCTGGCGGCGACCCTCCTCACCGGCTGGGCGCCCGGCTGGCCCGGCGGCGACCCGTCCGCGCCACGTGACGCCCGCCAGCCGCCGTCCAAGACCGTCGATGTCGGCGTCTTCTTCGCCTCCGCGCAGGGTGACGCCGAGGCCGTCCAGGCCGCCATCGACGCCGCCGACCCCGGCCAGACCGTCGTCTTCCCCGCCGGCGTCTACCAGTTGGAGCGGCCCATCCGATTCCGGTCCGGACGCGACTACACCGCCGCCGACGGCGCCCGCGTGGTGCTGCGCGGCTCCGGCGAGGACGGCGTCACGCTCGCCCACGACGACCTGAGCGACGTCACCATCAGCGGGCTGGAGTTCGACAACGTCCGCCTCGAGCTGGACGGATCCGACGACCACACCTCCGTCACCGACGTCACCCTGCGCGACTGCACGTTCCGCAACGGGGCCGTGGGCAGCGAGTGGGGCGTCGCGTACGTGCTGCTGCGGCACACCGTCGGGGTCACCGTCGAGGGCTGCGAGTTCCTCCGCGACAGCGCCCACCCCGGCCGCGGCGTCGTCTCCGACAGCACCCGGCTCACCGTCGTCAAGGACTCCTGGTTCGGCACCACCGCCGACCTCGACCCGTCGGTGCCGGACGGCTGGTTCCGCACCGCGATCAACTTCTGGGGCCACGACCTCGCCAACGGCCAGGGCAATGACGAGGTCGTCGTCGACGGCAACGTGTGGCGGCGCACCCCCGGCATCGGCGCGCCGGCCGGCTGCAAGTTCTGCCAGGACCACGGCCTGTACGCGTGGGGCAGCCGGCGGCTGTCGATCGTCGGCAACCGCGCAGACGGCTGGGACGCGTCGCCCGCCGGCGGCTCGATGAAACTGCGCAACCAGACCGACACCTTCGTCGTCGGCAACCGGCTGCGCTCGTCGGGCATCCTCAGCTACGTCTACGCCAGCTCGAACATGCCCGAGGTGTTCCGCCGGGTGTCGCTGCGCGACAACACCATCGACATGCGCGGCGCGACCGGCTGCCGGCACTACTGCGGTGTCACGTACTGGCGCGACGCGGAGATCCTCGGCCAGCAGGGCGCGCCCGAGAGCGACGTGTTCATCGGCGGCAACGCGTTCGTCGACGGTGGGCTGATCTCCGTCTCCACCGACCGCGCCGCCGAGTTCTGCGTCCAGGGCAACAGCCAGGCGGCGCTGATCTCGCACCTCGGCGACGTCCGCACCAGCGAGTGCGGGGCCGCGCCCGAGTGGGAGGAACCGTTCGCCGGGGTGCTGCGCGGCGACTTCGACGGCGACGACCGCGAGGACTTCGTCCAGCTCGTCCGCGACGACGGCGCGGACCCGTACTGGCGGGCGCACCTGAGCGCCGGCAACGGCGTCGAGATCCAGGAGTGGCCCGCGCACGTCGGCGGCGCCCAGCTGGCCGCCCGGCTCGGCGTCCAGGTCGGCGACTTCGACGGCGACGGCCGCGACGACCTCGCCTGGGCCGGCACCTGCCGCGACCAGGGCAGCTGCTGGCGGGTCGCCCTCACCGGCGACGACGGGTTCGCGCCGCCCCGGCCGTGGGCGCGGCTCGGCTCCGTCACCGCCGAGACCACCCGGTTCGGCGTCCAGACCGGCGACTTCGACGGCGACGCCCGCGACGACCTGCTCTACCGCGGCGGCTGCGGCCCCGACGGCGAGCCGTGCTGGCGCATGCTCGGCAGCGACGGCGAGTCGTTCCAGGTCTCCTCCTGGGGCGACGCCGCCGCCTGGACCACCGAGTCCGACGTGTACGGCCTCCTCGTCGCCGACTTCTCCGGCGACGGCCGCGACGACGTCCTCTACCGCGGCTCCTGCGGCACCCGCGCGGAACCGTGCTGGCGCATGCACGCCAGCGGCGACACCGGCTTCAAGGTGCGCAGCTGGGGCGACGCCTTCTGGACCGAACCCGACGGCACCACCGCCCACTACGGCATCTCCGTCGGCGACATCGACGGCGACGGCGACGCCGACCTCGGCTACCGCGGCCGCTGCGGCGACGGCGAGTCGCAGTGGCGCTACCACCTCAGCACCGGCTCGGCCTTCACCGCCGCCTGCGCGCCACGGGCGAAACTACCGCCGCCTACGCGCTGA
- a CDS encoding aminoglycoside phosphotransferase family protein: MIERTTGSLPSARGVARLRRRHFFHDNRIAFSDRLDPSAAFPSSGVFVDQRTGASVLVTDGRLRVRSTAAADVVVAGAMRTAEQLRFRAFYVTEAGRTLVVQQRFAPGTPTPLVAGSVHQRSIVGRTPFAVPRVLESGVAGRGLAGPGPSGGAVADWLVEEAVDGAAVRPEDAADTVVELLALLAEMWQRLGVTHSPLDGEQRSRALAAFTALAEDPPPGSWPGALDRPATLERARALLDDARPLTIGLSHGDPGLGNVLRTTDGRLALVDWEDAGHRPLAHDVIKVLMSAPDPRALAATLDAPASLRPALDTAGAVPWRPQVALALLLFLSGWRNRYFRAVKRGSVKAADRRMHTMLRLLDDLLP; encoded by the coding sequence GTGATCGAGCGTACGACGGGCAGCCTGCCCTCCGCACGGGGCGTCGCCCGATTGCGCCGGCGGCACTTCTTCCACGACAACCGCATCGCCTTCTCCGACCGGCTGGACCCGTCGGCGGCGTTCCCGTCCAGCGGCGTCTTCGTCGATCAGCGGACGGGGGCATCGGTGCTGGTCACGGACGGACGGCTGCGGGTGCGCTCGACGGCCGCCGCGGACGTCGTCGTCGCCGGGGCGATGCGCACGGCGGAGCAACTCCGGTTCCGCGCGTTCTACGTCACGGAGGCCGGCCGCACCCTCGTCGTGCAGCAGCGGTTCGCGCCCGGGACGCCGACGCCGCTGGTGGCGGGCAGTGTGCACCAGCGGTCGATCGTCGGCCGGACGCCGTTCGCCGTCCCGCGGGTGCTGGAGAGCGGGGTGGCCGGACGTGGCCTGGCCGGGCCCGGGCCGTCCGGCGGCGCCGTCGCGGACTGGCTGGTCGAGGAGGCGGTCGACGGCGCGGCGGTGCGGCCCGAGGATGCCGCCGACACCGTCGTGGAGCTGCTCGCGCTGCTGGCCGAGATGTGGCAGCGGCTGGGCGTGACGCACTCGCCGCTGGACGGTGAGCAGCGCTCTCGCGCGCTGGCCGCGTTCACCGCCCTCGCCGAGGACCCGCCGCCGGGCAGCTGGCCCGGCGCCCTCGACCGCCCGGCGACGCTCGAGCGGGCCCGCGCCCTCCTCGACGACGCGCGGCCGCTCACGATCGGGCTCAGTCACGGCGACCCCGGCCTGGGCAACGTGCTGCGGACGACCGACGGCCGGCTGGCGCTGGTCGACTGGGAGGACGCCGGACACCGGCCGCTCGCGCACGACGTCATCAAGGTGCTGATGTCCGCGCCCGACCCCCGCGCCCTCGCGGCGACGCTGGACGCGCCCGCCTCGCTGCGGCCCGCCCTCGACACCGCCGGCGCCGTGCCGTGGCGGCCGCAGGTGGCCCTGGCCCTGCTGCTGTTCCTGAGCGGCTGGCGCAACCGCTACTTCCGCGCCGTCAAGCGGGGCAGCGTGAAGGCCGCCGACCGGCGCATGCACACGATGCTGCGGCTGCTGGACGATCTGCTGCCCTAG
- a CDS encoding acetoacetate--CoA ligase — protein sequence MTDDAEVVWRPDPEAVAHSRIAAFRRRLRDEGLVDAADYDELWRWSVGEPGEFWGAVARFFDVAFRTPPEDVLPDVAMPGTRWFPGATLNYAEQALRPGDGKGDDDVAVVFRREDGLRAELTHGELRRQVAAMRAALASLGVGRGDRVAALVPNAPQTLVAFLATASLGAVWSSCPPDFGVRAAADRFAQISPTVLVTCDGYVYNGKTIDVRPTVAALRAQLPDLRAVVAFPFTGTDVPDALSWPDLLAEHDGAPLEFEPVPFDHPLWVLYSSGTTGLPKGIVQGHGGIVLEHVKSAGLQLDLKPGERFFWYTTTGWMMWNFLIGGLLVGSTVVLYDGSPGYPSLRSLWEFAAEERVAVLGTSAPFVQACLKDGLTLDPSAFPALRAVGSTGAPLSTDGFRWLSRNLGPSVQIASLSGGTDACTAFVGPAPDVPVWLGELSRPALGAALAAFDEAGHPVIGAVGELVLTAPLPSMPVSFWGDDDGSRLRAAYFEDYPGVWRHGDWVTITPHGSAVIHGRSDSTLNRGGVRMGTAEFYRVVEGHPAVVDSLVIDTSGAASPDGELICFLVLAPDASLAEVEPALRSSLRAELSPRHVPDRFLVVDDVPRTLTGKKCEVPVKRILAGVAADRAVSREALRNPAALDPFVALATGAP from the coding sequence ATGACCGACGACGCCGAAGTCGTGTGGCGGCCCGATCCCGAGGCCGTGGCCCACAGCCGCATCGCCGCGTTCCGCCGCCGGTTGCGCGACGAGGGCCTGGTCGACGCCGCTGACTACGACGAGCTGTGGCGCTGGTCGGTCGGTGAGCCAGGCGAGTTCTGGGGCGCCGTCGCCCGCTTCTTCGACGTCGCGTTCCGCACGCCGCCCGAGGACGTGCTGCCCGACGTCGCGATGCCGGGGACCCGCTGGTTCCCCGGTGCGACGCTCAACTACGCCGAGCAGGCGCTGCGCCCCGGCGACGGCAAGGGCGACGACGACGTCGCGGTCGTGTTCCGCCGCGAGGACGGGCTGCGCGCCGAGCTGACCCACGGCGAGCTGCGCCGGCAGGTCGCCGCCATGCGGGCCGCGCTGGCCTCCCTCGGCGTCGGGCGCGGCGACCGGGTGGCGGCGCTGGTGCCGAACGCGCCGCAGACGCTCGTCGCGTTCCTGGCGACGGCCAGCCTGGGCGCCGTCTGGTCGTCCTGCCCCCCCGACTTCGGCGTGCGCGCGGCGGCCGACCGGTTCGCGCAGATCTCGCCCACCGTGCTCGTGACCTGCGACGGCTACGTCTACAACGGGAAGACGATCGACGTCCGGCCGACGGTGGCGGCGCTGCGGGCGCAGCTGCCCGACCTGCGCGCCGTCGTCGCGTTCCCGTTCACGGGGACGGACGTGCCCGACGCGCTCTCGTGGCCGGACCTGCTGGCCGAGCACGACGGCGCGCCGCTGGAGTTCGAGCCGGTGCCGTTCGACCACCCGCTGTGGGTGCTGTACTCGTCCGGCACCACCGGCCTGCCGAAGGGGATCGTCCAGGGCCACGGCGGCATCGTGCTCGAGCACGTCAAGTCGGCCGGCCTGCAGCTCGATCTCAAGCCCGGCGAACGGTTCTTCTGGTACACCACGACCGGCTGGATGATGTGGAACTTCCTCATCGGCGGACTGCTGGTGGGATCGACGGTGGTGCTGTACGACGGCAGCCCCGGGTATCCGTCGCTGCGGTCGCTGTGGGAGTTCGCGGCTGAGGAGCGGGTCGCCGTCCTCGGCACGTCGGCGCCGTTCGTGCAGGCCTGCCTGAAGGACGGCCTGACGCTGGACCCGTCGGCGTTCCCGGCGTTGAGGGCCGTCGGCAGCACCGGGGCGCCGCTGTCGACCGACGGTTTCCGCTGGCTGAGCCGCAACCTGGGCCCGTCGGTGCAGATCGCGAGCCTCTCCGGCGGCACCGACGCCTGCACGGCGTTCGTCGGCCCGGCGCCGGACGTGCCGGTGTGGCTGGGCGAGCTGTCGCGGCCCGCGCTCGGCGCCGCGCTGGCCGCGTTCGACGAGGCCGGACACCCCGTCATCGGCGCGGTCGGCGAGCTGGTGCTGACGGCGCCGCTGCCGTCCATGCCGGTCTCCTTCTGGGGCGACGACGACGGCTCGCGGCTGCGGGCGGCCTACTTCGAGGACTATCCGGGGGTGTGGCGGCACGGCGACTGGGTGACGATCACGCCGCACGGGTCCGCCGTCATCCACGGCCGCAGCGACTCCACCCTCAACCGCGGCGGCGTCCGCATGGGGACCGCCGAGTTCTACCGGGTCGTCGAGGGCCACCCGGCGGTCGTCGACTCGCTGGTCATCGACACGTCCGGCGCGGCGTCGCCGGACGGTGAGCTGATCTGCTTCCTCGTGCTGGCGCCGGATGCGTCGCTGGCGGAGGTGGAGCCGGCGCTGCGGTCGTCGCTGCGCGCGGAACTGTCGCCCCGCCACGTCCCCGACCGCTTCCTCGTCGTCGACGACGTGCCGCGGACGCTGACCGGCAAGAAGTGCGAGGTGCCGGTGAAGCGGATCCTCGCCGGGGTGGCGGCCGACCGGGCCGTGAGCCGCGAGGCGCTCCGCAACCCCGCCGCCCTGGACCCGTTCGTCGCCCTGGCAACCGGCGCCCCCTGA
- a CDS encoding epoxide hydrolase family protein encodes MTVADLTEFRVDVPESQLDDLRARLRATRWPEPATVDDWSQGVPLDWLRDLCDYWATGYDWRRVEGWLNGLPQFRTELDGLGVHLLHVRSPHDDAFPLVLTHGWPGSLLEFRKVIGPLTDPPDPADAFHVVVPSLPGYGFSDRPARTGWGVERIAAAWATLMERLGYDRYGAQGSDWGTTVSTLLSVAHPGRVAGIHLMPPLAPPDPATFDDLTAAERSALDDLREADEWGSGYSRQQATRPQTVGYGLVDSPAALCAWIAEKYWFWTDHDGALDAVVSRDELLDTVMLYWLPAAGASAARLYWESIRQVDEWISGSTGAAVDVPTGCTVFPKELQRPSRRWAERRFTNIRHWGEPARGGHFAALEQPDVVVEEIRTFFRLVR; translated from the coding sequence ATGACCGTCGCTGACCTGACCGAGTTCCGCGTCGATGTCCCCGAGTCCCAGCTGGACGACCTCCGCGCCCGGTTGCGGGCCACCCGCTGGCCCGAGCCGGCCACCGTCGACGACTGGTCGCAGGGCGTGCCGCTGGACTGGCTACGCGACCTCTGCGACTACTGGGCGACGGGGTACGACTGGCGGCGGGTCGAGGGCTGGCTCAACGGCCTGCCGCAGTTCCGGACGGAGCTCGACGGGCTGGGCGTCCACCTGCTGCACGTCCGCTCGCCGCACGACGACGCGTTCCCGCTGGTCCTGACGCACGGCTGGCCCGGTTCGCTGCTGGAGTTCCGCAAGGTCATCGGCCCGCTCACCGACCCGCCCGACCCCGCCGACGCCTTCCACGTCGTGGTGCCGTCGCTGCCCGGCTACGGGTTCAGCGACCGGCCGGCCCGCACCGGCTGGGGCGTCGAACGCATCGCCGCCGCCTGGGCGACGCTGATGGAGCGGCTCGGCTACGACCGCTACGGCGCCCAGGGCAGCGACTGGGGCACGACGGTGTCGACGCTGCTCAGCGTCGCGCATCCCGGCCGCGTCGCCGGGATCCACCTGATGCCGCCGCTCGCCCCACCCGATCCGGCCACGTTCGACGATCTCACCGCCGCCGAGCGGTCGGCGCTGGACGACCTGCGCGAGGCGGACGAGTGGGGCTCGGGCTACTCGCGGCAGCAGGCCACGCGGCCGCAGACCGTCGGCTACGGACTGGTCGACTCGCCGGCGGCGCTGTGCGCGTGGATCGCGGAGAAGTACTGGTTCTGGACCGACCACGACGGCGCCCTCGACGCCGTCGTCAGCCGCGACGAGCTGCTCGACACCGTCATGCTCTACTGGCTGCCCGCCGCGGGCGCGTCCGCCGCGCGTCTGTACTGGGAGAGCATCCGCCAGGTCGACGAGTGGATCTCCGGCAGCACCGGCGCCGCCGTCGACGTCCCCACCGGGTGCACCGTCTTCCCGAAGGAACTGCAGCGGCCGTCGCGGCGCTGGGCGGAGCGGCGGTTCACGAACATCAGGCACTGGGGTGAGCCCGCCCGCGGCGGCCACTTCGCCGCGCTCGAGCAGCCGGACGTCGTCGTCGAGGAGATCAGGACGTTCTTCCGGCTGGTCCGCTGA